A part of Thermococcus sp. SY098 genomic DNA contains:
- a CDS encoding DUF530 family protein, with protein sequence MTTTEELVAQVNKILDDIGIDMMGLFENLDIPVLVFYLNRNLEILREFEEELSRRVGETVPSVRGIDKKEKDPHIRWLYKKKHNRILALERLRSAIVAHKMALALISANYSFYLGNREIDPKTIRKHEEIKKIKVVKKPTVLGRIDVLPHLAYSGDVLRLLGQENVEVREAFKLIKSKLREKGVVRKKSFRIEVEYWDKGRLRKTRLDIPTDADIESELRKRFGKRFRWRVLSYVKTKGVLINNHYTVDNLALAYAAFDPEKGPELLGLDLFRYYFLTSEKERESLGLYPDIKLCIDCHYSIFDLPFMKEKEFRTGFGSMMIIQKCEIEKMLSGKRSEISNIPNYLLGGAILYGVSPFDEKKVAELLELDLDRLVEAIRKLVLSGLHKSLFTNLEKFEKFMPKSDKAKRFLELLQG encoded by the coding sequence ATGACGACCACAGAGGAGCTGGTCGCTCAGGTGAACAAGATTTTGGACGATATTGGAATTGATATGATGGGGTTATTTGAAAATCTCGATATTCCCGTTCTTGTTTTCTACCTTAACAGAAACCTTGAGATTCTGAGAGAGTTCGAGGAAGAGCTCTCAAGAAGGGTTGGAGAAACCGTGCCTTCAGTTAGAGGGATAGACAAGAAGGAAAAGGATCCCCACATAAGATGGCTGTACAAAAAGAAGCACAACAGGATTCTGGCTCTTGAGAGGCTGAGGAGTGCAATAGTAGCGCACAAAATGGCACTGGCTTTGATCTCAGCGAACTATTCGTTTTACCTTGGAAACAGGGAGATTGATCCAAAAACAATTAGAAAACACGAAGAGATCAAAAAGATAAAAGTAGTTAAAAAACCTACAGTCCTGGGAAGAATTGACGTGCTGCCTCACTTAGCATATTCTGGAGATGTTTTAAGGCTTCTTGGGCAGGAGAATGTAGAAGTTAGAGAAGCATTTAAGCTCATAAAATCAAAGCTGAGGGAAAAAGGAGTTGTAAGGAAGAAGAGCTTCAGAATTGAGGTGGAGTACTGGGATAAGGGCAGGTTGAGAAAGACAAGGCTTGATATTCCTACGGATGCAGATATAGAAAGTGAGCTTAGAAAAAGGTTTGGAAAACGCTTCCGCTGGAGAGTTTTAAGTTATGTGAAAACGAAAGGCGTCCTTATCAACAACCACTATACTGTTGATAATCTGGCTCTTGCCTATGCTGCATTCGACCCTGAAAAGGGGCCAGAGCTTTTGGGGCTTGACCTCTTCAGGTACTACTTTTTAACTTCAGAAAAAGAAAGGGAAAGCCTTGGGTTGTATCCTGACATAAAGCTCTGCATTGACTGTCATTATTCAATCTTTGACCTGCCGTTTATGAAAGAAAAGGAGTTCAGAACCGGATTCGGGAGCATGATGATAATTCAGAAATGCGAAATTGAAAAGATGCTCAGCGGAAAGAGAAGCGAGATCTCAAACATACCGAACTACCTGCTTGGTGGGGCAATACTGTATGGTGTAAGCCCATTTGATGAGAAAAAAGTTGCAGAGCTCCTCGAATTGGATCTGGATAGGCTTGTTGAAGCTATCAGAAAGCTTGTCCTTTCTGGTCTTCATAAGTCCCTCTTTACTAACTTAGAGAAGTTTGAGAAGTTTATGCCAAAGAGCGACAAAGCAAAGAGGTTTTTGGAGCTTCTCCAGGGGTGA
- a CDS encoding DUF1699 family protein, whose product MRVEITARNNEELLRKIDELLNENVREVYINLRPTKEILVRILENAPNVKLIGCPPSLYPKVSKRVIRALRQMGIEVVPIKKSRGRPRKYDEAVLLRIRELMAQGKSPKEISRELGIPLRTIYYMLNGR is encoded by the coding sequence GTGAGGGTTGAGATAACTGCGAGAAACAACGAGGAGTTGCTGAGAAAAATAGATGAGCTCCTTAATGAGAATGTGAGGGAAGTTTATATAAACCTGAGACCCACAAAAGAAATACTTGTGAGAATCTTGGAAAATGCTCCAAACGTAAAACTCATAGGCTGCCCCCCAAGCCTGTACCCAAAGGTCTCAAAAAGAGTTATAAGAGCACTAAGACAGATGGGTATTGAGGTAGTACCGATCAAAAAATCGAGAGGCAGGCCGAGAAAGTATGACGAAGCTGTTCTTCTCAGAATCAGAGAGCTCATGGCTCAGGGAAAGAGCCCAAAAGAGATAAGTAGGGAGCTTGGTATTCCACTAAGAACCATCTACTACATGCTTAACGGTAGATGA
- a CDS encoding TBP-interacting protein — protein sequence MKYSELDSRLRKVYSRIRTLDDYHWDLSIDRIIGRHKKSDLKIRIRVANSREEAEKLSEVKEGEGLDIVVVPNKGTFYLHNGTFIMTSKFLRGTLVDINDHIVWRGFKIVEQDGKLMQEDFYEYLGGRFIEHLKNNMTIGQDFVFWQFYKCEKCGKYVDIDSVRGHLKSHGIKIEDKDEMMYEVFEISIIDGKVYDKFGKEVKEDKLSEEAKDFIKETLESFKS from the coding sequence GTGAAGTACAGTGAGCTCGATTCAAGACTTCGAAAAGTTTACTCCAGAATTAGAACACTGGATGACTATCACTGGGATTTAAGCATTGACAGAATAATCGGAAGACACAAGAAAAGTGATCTAAAGATCAGAATTAGAGTGGCAAATAGCAGAGAAGAGGCAGAAAAGCTCAGTGAAGTAAAAGAGGGCGAAGGACTTGACATAGTGGTTGTACCGAACAAGGGTACGTTTTACCTTCACAACGGCACATTTATCATGACATCAAAGTTCCTTAGAGGCACTCTTGTGGATATAAACGATCACATAGTCTGGAGAGGGTTTAAGATTGTGGAGCAAGATGGAAAGCTCATGCAGGAAGATTTTTACGAATATCTTGGCGGCAGGTTCATTGAACACCTGAAAAACAACATGACAATTGGACAGGACTTTGTGTTCTGGCAGTTCTATAAATGTGAAAAATGCGGCAAGTACGTTGACATTGACAGTGTAAGAGGTCACTTGAAGAGTCACGGAATTAAGATTGAGGATAAGGATGAGATGATGTATGAGGTCTTTGAGATAAGCATAATTGATGGGAAAGTGTATGACAAATTCGGTAAAGAAGTGAAAGAGGACAAGCTTAGCGAAGAAGCCAAGGACTTCATAAAAGAAACCCTTGAGAGCTTTAAGTCCTGA
- a CDS encoding GTP cyclohydrolase IV — protein MGEIFETQEEVPEIKEKLHRVGITNLRTVAKINWKGKLYTFIPTFEITIDVPEEKKGIHMSRLVESITETMSEAVEEEVSRVHSSLEELELAIIKRLEKKHPHKRAEVWIKTHLIIGKETPASKKVSLEAYDVEVGVIKDEAKGKLEKVLKVTVIGNTACPHAMANNQGKTHIQRAIATLEIQTDFDEEIPLEDMVEVVESSFSSPTYTLLKTVDENAVVQKMYQNPKFVEDVAREIIFKAKQRFKGRIHVRVVSLESIHKHDVIAETWY, from the coding sequence ATGGGCGAGATTTTTGAGACCCAAGAGGAAGTTCCGGAGATTAAAGAGAAGCTCCACAGGGTTGGTATAACTAATCTCAGAACTGTAGCAAAGATTAACTGGAAAGGAAAGCTCTACACCTTTATCCCTACCTTTGAGATAACAATAGATGTTCCCGAGGAGAAAAAGGGAATACACATGAGCCGTCTCGTAGAAAGCATAACGGAAACCATGAGTGAAGCTGTGGAAGAAGAAGTCAGCAGGGTTCATTCGTCCCTTGAGGAGCTTGAGCTTGCAATAATCAAGCGGTTGGAGAAAAAACACCCACACAAGAGGGCTGAAGTTTGGATAAAGACGCACCTAATTATTGGGAAAGAAACCCCCGCAAGTAAAAAGGTAAGCCTGGAAGCCTACGATGTTGAGGTTGGGGTCATAAAAGATGAAGCAAAAGGTAAACTCGAAAAAGTACTTAAGGTTACGGTCATAGGGAACACAGCCTGTCCCCATGCGATGGCAAACAATCAAGGAAAAACGCACATTCAGAGAGCAATAGCAACTCTTGAAATACAGACAGACTTTGATGAGGAGATACCGCTTGAGGATATGGTTGAAGTTGTTGAGAGCTCATTCAGTTCTCCAACATACACGCTGTTGAAAACTGTCGATGAGAACGCTGTCGTTCAAAAGATGTACCAAAATCCAAAGTTCGTGGAGGATGTTGCCAGAGAGATAATCTTCAAGGCAAAGCAGAGGTTTAAGGGTAGAATACACGTCAGGGTTGTTAGCCTTGAGAGCATTCACAAGCACGATGTGATAGCTGAGACGTGGTATTGA
- a CDS encoding threonine--tRNA ligase → MRMLLIHSDYLEYEVKDKALKKPEEISEEQKKGRLDEVLAVFVSVEKVDEQNPDEVVEKAIAEIKDVASQVKAQNIFVYPFAHLSSELASPDAALKILKAVEEKLKEEGFNVKRAPFGYYKAFKLSCKGHPLAELSRTIVPEEVKKEEEVPEALKKEEELVSYWYILTPEGELVEVDKFDFTGHENLKKFANYEISKSRIAEKEPPHVKIMLEQELVDYEPGSDPGNLRYYPKGRLIKSLLEQYVTEKVIEYGAMEVETPIMYDFEHPALEKYLNRFPARQYIVKSGDKKYFLRFAACFGQFLIKKDATISYKHLPLRMYELTRYSFRREKRGELSGLRRLRAFTMPDMHTVAKDLKQAMEEFKKQYKLSMEVLKGVGLTPDDYEVAIRFTEDFWNENRDFVVELVKIIGKPVLIEMWKQRFFYFILKFEFNFVDNLDKAAALSTVQIDVENAERFGITYYDEDGKEKHPLILHCSPSGAIERVMYAILEKQAKLRNQGKKPMYPLWLSPIQVRVIPVSEEYLDYALYIAGKLEGARIRVDVDDTSDRLTKKIRKAEKEWIPYIIVVGENEKRQGIITVRKREDGKQHEMQLEDLIKEIKQRTEGFPYKPRPLPLLLSQRPKFRG, encoded by the coding sequence ATGAGGATGCTTCTAATTCACAGCGATTATCTTGAGTATGAAGTTAAAGATAAGGCTTTGAAAAAGCCCGAGGAGATAAGCGAAGAGCAGAAGAAAGGAAGGCTTGACGAGGTTCTCGCTGTTTTTGTAAGTGTTGAGAAGGTTGACGAACAAAATCCTGATGAAGTTGTTGAAAAAGCTATTGCTGAGATTAAAGACGTTGCCTCTCAAGTCAAAGCCCAAAACATATTTGTCTATCCATTTGCTCATTTAAGCAGTGAGTTAGCTTCACCAGATGCTGCCCTTAAGATCCTTAAGGCAGTTGAGGAGAAGCTCAAGGAAGAGGGCTTCAACGTTAAGAGGGCACCATTTGGCTATTACAAGGCATTTAAGCTTTCATGTAAGGGTCACCCGTTGGCAGAGCTTTCAAGGACGATAGTTCCGGAAGAAGTTAAGAAAGAGGAAGAGGTTCCAGAGGCTCTGAAGAAAGAAGAAGAGCTTGTCAGCTACTGGTACATTCTCACACCAGAGGGGGAGCTGGTTGAAGTTGACAAGTTTGACTTTACTGGACATGAGAACCTCAAGAAGTTTGCAAACTACGAGATAAGCAAGAGCAGAATAGCTGAGAAGGAACCGCCTCACGTTAAGATAATGCTTGAACAAGAATTAGTTGATTACGAGCCAGGAAGCGATCCAGGAAACTTAAGATACTATCCAAAGGGAAGGCTCATCAAGTCATTACTTGAGCAGTATGTTACAGAGAAAGTCATAGAGTACGGTGCAATGGAAGTCGAGACGCCAATAATGTATGACTTTGAACACCCAGCTCTTGAAAAGTATCTGAACAGGTTCCCGGCGAGACAGTACATTGTCAAGAGCGGTGATAAGAAGTACTTCCTCAGATTTGCCGCTTGCTTTGGTCAGTTCCTCATAAAGAAAGATGCCACAATAAGCTACAAGCACTTGCCGCTGAGAATGTATGAGCTCACAAGGTATTCATTCAGAAGAGAGAAAAGAGGTGAGCTGAGCGGTCTCAGGAGACTCAGGGCATTTACGATGCCAGATATGCACACGGTTGCTAAGGACTTAAAGCAGGCAATGGAGGAGTTTAAGAAGCAGTATAAGTTAAGCATGGAAGTCCTCAAGGGCGTTGGACTCACACCTGATGACTATGAGGTTGCGATAAGATTCACAGAAGACTTCTGGAATGAGAACAGGGATTTCGTAGTTGAGTTAGTGAAAATTATTGGAAAGCCAGTTCTAATTGAGATGTGGAAGCAGAGGTTCTTCTACTTCATCCTCAAGTTCGAGTTCAACTTCGTTGACAACTTAGATAAGGCGGCTGCTCTTTCGACGGTGCAGATTGATGTTGAAAACGCGGAGAGATTTGGAATCACGTACTACGACGAAGACGGGAAAGAAAAGCATCCGCTCATACTCCACTGCTCACCAAGCGGTGCAATTGAGAGAGTGATGTATGCGATACTTGAAAAACAGGCAAAGCTTAGAAACCAAGGGAAGAAGCCAATGTACCCACTCTGGCTCAGCCCAATTCAGGTCAGGGTTATTCCAGTTAGCGAGGAGTACTTGGACTACGCCCTTTACATTGCAGGAAAACTCGAAGGTGCAAGGATCAGAGTTGATGTTGATGACACAAGCGATAGATTGACAAAGAAGATTAGAAAAGCAGAGAAAGAATGGATTCCATACATTATTGTAGTTGGTGAGAATGAGAAGAGACAGGGCATTATCACTGTTAGAAAGAGAGAAGATGGCAAGCAGCATGAGATGCAACTTGAGGACTTAATAAAGGAAATAAAGCAGAGAACAGAGGGCTTTCCATACAAGCCAAGACCCCTGCCGTTACTGCTTTCCCAGAGGCCCAAATTCAGGGGTTAA
- a CDS encoding DUF4129 domain-containing protein: MSARRGGNKKVGYLVIFVLLLILFSSLHKYTIRSKASSFNIEWIYLAWGFFFFIAMGIALRFLFETGISSERLPRKKNKWKNVAEFITLFAIVVAVYLLLTAKPRYLPRGEAPIIRYPKWIMSFGLNQTVMIYYKPLPLYAYAVPLIIAALIVLTAVKRRKKRIIIMGEPHKFNPQMTFDTIEGTPEERIIKMYKNVVAGLILKGYPYQKSWTHWEHEEKLRNIFEDLEDLHTLTRIFEKAKYAKRLSSKDIDIAKKSYDNLMKFLR, encoded by the coding sequence ATGTCTGCCCGCAGGGGAGGAAATAAAAAAGTTGGTTATTTGGTCATATTTGTACTACTTCTCATACTGTTCTCGTCGCTCCACAAATACACGATCAGATCCAAGGCTTCTTCCTTTAACATTGAGTGGATATACTTAGCATGGGGGTTCTTTTTCTTCATAGCTATGGGCATAGCATTGAGATTTCTCTTTGAAACCGGAATTTCGAGTGAAAGACTTCCAAGAAAGAAAAACAAATGGAAGAACGTTGCGGAGTTTATTACCCTATTTGCAATTGTTGTTGCCGTTTATCTACTCCTCACAGCTAAACCTCGATATTTGCCTCGAGGAGAAGCTCCCATTATAAGGTATCCAAAATGGATCATGAGCTTTGGGCTTAACCAGACTGTTATGATCTATTACAAGCCCCTGCCCCTATATGCGTATGCTGTTCCGCTTATCATAGCTGCTCTCATTGTTCTAACTGCAGTTAAAAGACGGAAGAAACGTATCATAATTATGGGGGAGCCCCACAAATTCAACCCTCAGATGACCTTTGACACAATTGAAGGGACACCTGAAGAAAGGATAATAAAGATGTACAAGAACGTCGTTGCGGGGCTTATTTTAAAAGGCTATCCATATCAAAAGAGCTGGACTCACTGGGAGCATGAAGAAAAGCTGAGAAATATATTTGAGGATTTAGAGGATCTGCACACGCTTACAAGAATATTTGAGAAGGCAAAATATGCCAAAAGGCTCAGCAGCAAAGACATAGACATCGCAAAGAAAAGCTATGATAACCTGATGAAATTTCTGAGATAG
- a CDS encoding DNA topoisomerase IV subunit A, translated as MLKREMPKERFAYDPQKVLRKLEELGKEILEEVRQGKNPYLDIPTRGLNNVYFDEVKRVIRMGNKLSRRYFLNVAHARKFMQTLLIAAYVKRLVSEGKHASLREAYYANKHTIPGTKENTFEDQSESDPVIEDLERMLGVLREEMHLTADRRGYVYGDITIRDGEDEFNTSKLGMGGWAVPGTVEHIQFVDINVDYALVVETAAMADRLIEEKFPKKERALIIATQGQASRGVRRLIHRLHYEEGLPIIVFTDGDPYGWYIYSTIKQGSINLAYLSEKLATPEAKFVGMTMDDIKKYGLENVTEKLKGIPPNKKGGPTGDYKRIIEEMNYPWFQTKEWQRQLKLALQWGVRIEQQALANKSLEFVAKKYLPEKIANEELLP; from the coding sequence ATGCTGAAGCGTGAAATGCCGAAGGAACGCTTTGCATATGATCCACAGAAAGTTCTCCGTAAATTGGAAGAGCTTGGAAAAGAAATCCTCGAAGAGGTCAGACAAGGAAAGAACCCTTACCTTGATATCCCAACAAGGGGACTTAACAACGTTTACTTTGATGAGGTCAAGAGAGTCATCAGGATGGGGAACAAGCTCTCAAGGAGGTACTTTCTCAACGTCGCCCATGCGAGAAAGTTCATGCAGACCCTGCTAATAGCAGCTTACGTAAAAAGATTGGTGAGTGAAGGAAAGCACGCGAGCTTGAGAGAAGCCTACTATGCCAACAAGCACACAATTCCAGGGACTAAGGAAAACACATTTGAAGACCAGAGCGAGAGCGACCCAGTTATCGAAGACTTAGAGAGGATGCTTGGTGTTCTAAGAGAAGAAATGCACCTGACAGCAGATAGAAGAGGTTACGTTTATGGAGATATAACAATCAGAGACGGCGAAGATGAATTTAACACCTCAAAGCTCGGTATGGGTGGCTGGGCTGTTCCAGGAACAGTTGAACACATTCAGTTCGTTGATATAAACGTTGACTACGCTTTAGTTGTAGAGACAGCGGCTATGGCAGACCGTCTGATTGAAGAAAAGTTCCCGAAGAAGGAGAGAGCTTTGATCATTGCAACTCAAGGACAGGCTTCAAGAGGTGTGAGAAGATTAATCCACCGTCTGCATTATGAAGAAGGCTTGCCAATCATAGTCTTCACAGATGGAGACCCTTACGGCTGGTATATCTATTCAACAATAAAGCAGGGTTCAATTAATCTCGCTTATCTCAGCGAGAAGCTTGCAACACCTGAGGCTAAGTTCGTCGGGATGACCATGGATGACATCAAGAAATATGGCTTAGAGAACGTTACAGAAAAGCTCAAGGGAATTCCGCCGAATAAGAAAGGCGGCCCAACAGGAGATTACAAGAGGATCATCGAAGAAATGAACTATCCGTGGTTCCAAACCAAGGAGTGGCAGAGACAATTAAAGCTTGCCTTACAGTGGGGCGTTAGGATAGAACAGCAGGCTTTGGCTAACAAAAGCTTAGAGTTCGTCGCCAAGAAGTACCTGCCTGAAAAAATTGCGAACGAGGAGTTGCTGCCATGA